A window of Malania oleifera isolate guangnan ecotype guangnan chromosome 2, ASM2987363v1, whole genome shotgun sequence genomic DNA:
aaagaaaaattgaataTATCACGTTACTAAATAACCTTTTCTGCTTTTAAAAGGTTAGCTTTTGTTTTTTGGGAACTTTAAAAGTTatagatttaaattttttaaaagataaaagttAGCTTTTTTCAACAAATTATTCTATTGCATGAGTGTCCTAagttttttcaaatattataaaattctcattgcaataattacatttcataaaaaatacataatatttttataatcttaAATATTTTTGAGCACCTTACAACTTTTTTAACCTAAGATCAGCTTTTTCTTCTAGGGGCTTCAGCTCCTTTTTCACTAACAGGGAAAGTAAACAATTTTTACAACAACCTCAATGGGCTCCTCTTttatcaatatttttttaatttcttgttcaaagattttttctttctttaggGGGGGCTAAACTTAAAAGTCACAATTTcaaaactttaattttaaaagctaaaagctaacttttttcaaataattataaagcTCAATGATTTGATGCAGTATTTGAATGACATGTGAGAATTTAATATGTTAAATTTTCTAACTTGCATAGATCATATTTTAGAAAATGATAGAGATAGTTTTGACTCAAACAtataattatcaattaaaaattaGTTAAAATGTAACGATCCCAAAAATTATCTGCatggaaatataaaaaaaaaaatatacatatatatatactatattaaattaattaaataaataaataaataaaataaatagtattataatgataaaaaaaacttattggaataagatatatataatatcaatataataTAGTAATAGTATACATATATAAGAATCACTTTCCTGAAGAATCAGGATAGTGATCCGAGACATTCAAGCTTCCCCCCCCCCACCCTCCCCCAATTGCCgaatgctctctctctcctcactctctctttctctctctagctttctTTTCCATCTCTCTACTAAATTGAAAAATTAACATCATTTACAGGTCCCAACTTCGCTCTTGAACGTTTTAGCCGGAGTGGATTCGTCGTTGAGACGTCGTAAGCACCActccagggttaaggtaaggggaatagattatgtcaaatatttttagaaattcaACCGATTAAAATGAAGTATATGATTACAGgattgttatatatgattttctgaataatCAGGCATAGAAAAATGATAATttggtatattatatatatatatatatatatgtgtgtgtgtgtgtgtgtgtgtgtgtgtgtgtgtgtgtatttggaAAAAATCAGGTATTTTGAGCTAAGTAAAatattatgtcagtttattttcgaaattgaaccgattaaattaagaatatggatacagaaatactatatatgattttctgaattattcaggcatatgaaaattatggtttttggtgattatatcaaatttttgaggaatattttagaatttaattaaactgtagggattggATTATATCAGATTATTGGGAATAATTTgcaattaaattaaactgcagggattgaATTATATCAGATTATTGGgaataatttggaattaaattaaacggCAAATATTAGAGTATATCGagttttcttggaatataatggaattaaattaaataagtgaaattaatcataccttTGTTAGTATATCAagttttcttggaatataatggaattaaattaaataagtgaaattaatcatacctttgttttcaataaaatatatttttccagacaattattatattatgatttatcagtcaaatcaagcagttattatattatgatttatcagccaaatctaaaaattattatattatgatttatcaatcaaatctggcagttattatattatgatttatcagtcaaattgtgtggcatgagaataatttctaTTATTAAACTTGTTGGGATTTTTATGATGTTGTACTGGAAATGTTATGGTACTATACTATTTTCTGAAATTGTTAAAAAGAATACATAAAATTGTACATGGTACTCTATTGAGCCATGATCTTGATTACGTATATGGTGCTCTATTGAGCCGCGATTTGATTaattatgttatgatatgccAGTCATAGCTAGCATTATCGCCGCCTTATAGAGCTTTCTAATTCATAAAGTATTGCAATTAAACCATTATAatgtctttttttctttttcttttttgcaatTACAAGACAGAGTAAAGTTATAAGAATTTGAGTGAAATGTCATTATTGCAATTAACAAAACCATTAAAGATGGAAAACAATGTCCTTCTATAACCAAAACAGTTCACAACTAGCCaaataattcataaaatcatttaaagcattgTGTTCAATATATAGTAGCATGTGCTCGTGCTATGCGCCAAGTGTTTTTAAAATTCAACCTATTgcatataaattaaaaaataaacataaaaatatatgtatgaggGAAAAATATGATGACCAAGGGAGGCAGGTAGTTCTAGTTGTTACAATGTTACTGCAGCTTTGACTATatgaaagagaaaatatttttaaaatgaataagAATATTTAGTAgggaaaaaggagagagagagagagagagagagaggagtttaaaaaataaattaacataATTTAGTAAGCTCAAACATAGAGAgaggattttaaaaataaatataaaaaatttaatggaGCCCAAACATAAAGTGAAgtgttttaaaataaatataaaaaatttagtagAATTCCACATGACCCCTTCCcaaataagttaaaaaaaaaaaaaaaggtagtgTCACATGTCAAGAGTGAACCCACATATCCAAGTTCCACCCAAATAAGTTGAAGGACACGTGTCAGACTCCCAACATCCAAAACTCAACTTTCATATATATACCCTCATTGCCATAGTATTTCAACAGAACTTATCATACATGAAAttagtttaattttaaaaattgaatgaATACAAGGCAATTGCTCCTTTGTGACCAATCATGGGTTCGGAAATAGatttttttacataaaaatagGGATAAGACTACGTATGCTATAATGATCCTCTCCTTTCACAAAGGCGGAAAGCCTTATGGCCCGAGGACGCCCTAATGAATATTAGGCACATGTATCTTATTATTCACAAGTATTTCTAATTATTTCTGCATTGCTCATGCGGTGTCTTGTGTGCGTCCCCCGTCCCTGTCCCACTAATATACCCTGTAAAATCACATAAATCACATGACACCATTCTATTAGATGGGGCACAGAAACATTCCCCCTCCTGGAGCATCCCAAGTCTTCTTTCTTTTTAGTGGTAAACGTTTCATTTGTAGCCAAAACAACGTAGGACAGAAAACGGCAATATCCcattaataattaaaaatgataGAACTTGACCTAATAAATTGCTGAAATTTCACTCACCGCAACCCCACTTGGAACATCTATAGGCaccgtgtgcgtgtgtgtgtgtgtgtgtcacaGAGATTAGATTTCAAACAGATATGTGTGAATTTAAAGAAAATGATACACAACATTTACATTGAATTTCATCCAAATTCATATAAAATTTAAATCCAAAGTCAAAAATTCACACTATCACACACAACCTTGGAGTTCCGATAGAACTTAGATTTGGTTTGGACAAAACTCAATGCTCCCAACAACAATGCCAAGTCCATCAAAGCAGAAAATGGTTTTGCAAATTGACAAGTTCCATTTCATTGGACTGGGAAGATTGATGGACAACCTAGCAAGAACGCATCATAGACTACTCTTGATTTCAGTGCTgtagatggaaaacaaaaatgtagcATAAACAAAAGCATCGGCAGGTACTCATAAGGATGCAATGCTTCGATCAAACCAACAATAACTAAGAGGAAAAATCTAGATCTGCAGAATGACAAATGGTCGAAAACATCAAATGGCAGATTAGTGGGGCATGCACGTGCAAAAAACAAGTAACGCAATCCAAAACAATGGTCTCTATTTTGATGTTCAAGTGGGCAGATGAGCAACTTggaaaccaaaacaaaataaaaataaccataattcagaattgaaattcaAAACATACAAGTTTAGTCATCAAACAAATTAGTCAATTGCACCATAATCGATCTAAATTAACATAAAATTCgctgaattttcatttttgatcctGCTTAGCTGTTTTATGTTCTCCAAGTATGTAACCATATCTGCAGTGCAGTAACCCAACTACCAAGATCCCTCAGCGCCCACAGTTGGATTCTGGAAGGCAGAAAATCCCCAAAAAGTCTTCAACGAGTATGGTTGAGAAATTGTTAAACCCTCTTCTGTAATTTTTGCTATCTGCAATTTCCAAATTTTGGAGTTAATGAGACTACTCCCACTTCACAGCATATATAAATTCAACTTCCAGTCACAGGCAACAATTCAACTTATACAAATGTGGGTTATCCTTGCACAGCAAAATGACCACTTGGGCATGAGCTGTGAAAATTGTATACCGTGCCTCTAAATTAATAAAAGCAGACTGAGACGACCAAATGCATCAAAGCAAAACACTACCTGGAcaactatttaatttttttttgtagttaAAGTTCCATTTACAAGACAGTATTTTATTTATCTTATATTATACTGTTGCTCTAGCCAGATCCACATTTACATTTCCATTCTCCCTTTACtgtattattaattaattttattattaattaattcaatttgaGTCTGAACCCAAATTTTACTGAAGTTGAATCCACTTTTATTCTTTCTCTTTCCTCCCTCCCTTATTCtaaaatttgaaaagaaagaaaaggggaAAAGACGGATTAGTCACACATTACACAAAACAAACTTGATTGAGGATTTGGAAAGCACAATAATTCTGGACCATGTTTGCCAAATGTTAATTGAACACTAAATCAACAAAGGAAAtagagtaattttttttttcttgccagGGGGAAGGGGGCTAGGGAGGAGAGAAAGGAATGGGATGGGAGAGAAAGGGGGAGAGAGATGTGATTTGGTTGTTGATAACAAGCATAACTAAGATAAATTTTAAACTGAAAATATCCCAAAATAAAGttaaatctgaaaaaaaaaaatgtcattcaaattaaaattcttaaaaattgaaataaaaaatacttaaaaTGGTGCAACAGCCATGTTAACCTTAAAAAAGGTCTCAAATCACCTGTTGAAATTCAAGTTTTCAATCAGAATTTTAAATGCCAGTGTAAATTAAGTCTACGAATATAACAATTAACAAATGATGCAAGTTGGGGTACATAGAAGCATTTACACAGGCTGTATATCGAGAAATTGAAATATGACCTTAATAAAGATTATTTGTCAAGAATGTTACCAATGAACCAGTGACGCAAATTATGTAGAGAATAAAGCAAACCTGAAGCTTGTTTACAGCAGACCTATCACGATACAAAAGCACACGCATGCATTTCTCAAGTAACTTAACGCCTTCTTCAAAGCTTAAGTTTTCATGCCACTCATCACGAAGTATTGGGCGTGCAAGATGGTTTCCGAACCCTGTTGCCACATGATTGTCTTCAAAATGCACACCAATCATACTTACCTGGATGCAGACCAGAGTTAGCAGCCTTTAGTCACATATTTGGAACACCATAGCTCATTGATAAGCATCCAGACAAACAGAAAAGGTAAGCAAATACTACCGTGCCAAGATACTTCTGTCCATTTTTCACCCCACCAAGAACCAGGGAATTCCACAGCGGATTAAATTTGTTACGCCTATTATACATCACCCGAGTCAAATAGTTGTGAACTTCTTTAGGTCCCAAAGAGTTCCCATCATCCCACATGTTATCATATAAGCTGCAAATAACAGATAACCAGAACAAACAATAGCTTGTCAGAACTAGCATATGATGCACACAttcataaaagagaaaaaaatgtgAGGGAGGGGAATGCTATTGCATACCATTTGTTTATTTCTACGC
This region includes:
- the LOC131149859 gene encoding proteasome subunit beta type-4 isoform X1; this encodes MMSIDSTKAQSSLLCSEADSQRTLYPYVTGTSVVAIKYKDGILMAADMGGSYGSTLRYKSVERMKPVGKHSLLGASGEISDFQEILRYLDELILYDNMWDDGNSLGPKEVHNYLTRVMYNRRNKFNPLWNSLVLGGVKNGQKYLGTVVSMIGVHFEDNHVATGFGNHLARPILRDEWHENLSFEEGVKLLEKCMRVLLYRDRSAVNKLQIAKITEEGLTISQPYSLKTFWGFSAFQNPTVGAEGSW
- the LOC131149859 gene encoding proteasome subunit beta type-4 isoform X2, with the translated sequence MMSIDSTKAQSSLLCSEADSQRTLYPYVTGTSVVAIKYKDGILMAADMGGSYGSTLRYKSVERMKPVGKHSLLGASGEISDFQEILRYLDELILYDNMWDDGNSLGPKEVHNYLTRVMYNRRNKFNPLWNSLVLGGVKNGQKYLGTVSMIGVHFEDNHVATGFGNHLARPILRDEWHENLSFEEGVKLLEKCMRVLLYRDRSAVNKLQIAKITEEGLTISQPYSLKTFWGFSAFQNPTVGAEGSW